One window of the Bartonella bacilliformis KC583 genome contains the following:
- the cyoB gene encoding cytochrome o ubiquinol oxidase subunit I codes for MFGRLTDPTAGAFHALTHEPIVLYTCIAIVLGGISVVIALTVLGWWGVFWRNWVTTVDHKRIGIMYVVLGIIMLFRGFADAIMMRTHQALALGSEKSGYLPPDHFDQIFSAHGVIMIFFMATPILFGLFNYLIPLQIGARDVAFPFANNFGFWITVAAAILINVSLGIGNFGRGGWLMYPPFSGLQNSPDTGVDYYLWSLQLAGIGTTMGSVNLIATIIKMRAPGMTMLKMPVFCWGAFVSNILIVVIYPVLAVAFLLLAGDRYLGMNFFTNTAGGNPMVWINYVWIFGHPEVYVLVIPAFGIISEIVPTFSSKRLFGYASMVWAIIVILVLSLLVWGHHFFTMGGGEAVNTFFGIATMIISIPTGVKIFNWLFTMYKGRIRFEPPMLWCIGMIFTFVGGGLTGVLMSIVPADWQFHNSLFLIAHFHHTIIGGVVFAYLGGLAFWFPKVFGVKPNRALGIASFWCWFVGFYLAFFPVYILGLMGATRRLQHYIEPGWQPMFIIAALGACIILIGILCLVLQIVLAIWYGVKHKGRLPVIINDPWGDARTLEWSVSSPPPDYNFAIIPTVHAEDAYWDMKKRGYQRPTSGFSKIHMPANTSAGVIASFFSLIVAFSLVWHIWWLVVIGLIGFIATIMCRSLLGNHHGYYIPAEEVQKTEDIFTAVLKEQGVKA; via the coding sequence ATGTTTGGAAGACTCACAGATCCTACAGCAGGTGCTTTTCATGCACTGACACATGAGCCGATTGTTCTTTATACATGTATTGCAATTGTTCTCGGTGGTATATCCGTTGTTATTGCTTTAACAGTACTTGGTTGGTGGGGTGTATTTTGGCGAAATTGGGTCACAACAGTTGATCATAAACGTATAGGCATTATGTATGTCGTTCTTGGCATTATCATGCTGTTTCGTGGTTTTGCTGATGCAATTATGATGCGGACACATCAAGCTTTGGCACTTGGGAGTGAAAAATCAGGTTATTTACCTCCGGATCATTTTGATCAAATTTTTTCAGCTCATGGTGTTATTATGATTTTCTTCATGGCAACACCAATTTTATTTGGTCTTTTCAATTATCTTATACCGCTTCAAATTGGTGCTCGTGATGTTGCATTTCCATTTGCAAATAATTTCGGATTCTGGATTACAGTTGCTGCAGCGATACTAATTAACGTATCGCTTGGTATTGGCAATTTCGGTCGGGGGGGATGGCTTATGTATCCGCCCTTCTCAGGATTGCAAAATAGTCCAGATACAGGGGTAGATTATTATTTATGGTCGCTTCAGCTTGCTGGTATTGGGACGACTATGGGATCAGTTAATTTGATAGCAACTATAATTAAAATGCGTGCTCCTGGGATGACCATGCTGAAAATGCCTGTTTTTTGTTGGGGTGCTTTCGTTAGTAATATTCTTATTGTGGTTATTTATCCTGTTTTAGCTGTGGCGTTCCTATTATTGGCGGGTGACCGTTATTTAGGTATGAATTTCTTTACCAATACAGCTGGTGGTAATCCAATGGTGTGGATTAATTATGTCTGGATTTTTGGTCACCCTGAGGTTTATGTTTTGGTTATTCCTGCTTTTGGAATTATTTCTGAGATCGTGCCAACTTTTTCTTCAAAACGTCTCTTTGGTTATGCTTCAATGGTTTGGGCGATTATCGTTATTTTGGTTCTTTCGCTTCTTGTTTGGGGACATCACTTCTTTACAATGGGAGGTGGTGAAGCTGTAAATACCTTCTTTGGTATTGCGACCATGATTATTTCGATCCCAACCGGTGTGAAAATTTTTAATTGGCTGTTCACAATGTATAAGGGGCGGATTCGCTTTGAACCTCCGATGCTTTGGTGCATAGGAATGATATTTACATTCGTTGGTGGTGGATTAACCGGCGTTTTGATGTCAATTGTGCCAGCTGATTGGCAATTTCATAATTCTCTGTTTTTGATAGCACACTTCCACCATACAATTATTGGAGGTGTTGTCTTTGCTTATTTGGGTGGGTTAGCTTTCTGGTTTCCAAAAGTTTTTGGTGTTAAACCAAATCGCGCTTTGGGGATTGCATCTTTTTGGTGCTGGTTTGTTGGTTTTTATTTAGCTTTTTTCCCAGTTTATATTCTTGGTTTAATGGGCGCTACGCGTCGTCTGCAACATTACATTGAACCTGGTTGGCAGCCGATGTTTATTATTGCTGCACTGGGTGCTTGTATTATCCTTATTGGTATTCTCTGTCTCGTGTTGCAAATTGTTTTGGCAATTTGGTATGGTGTTAAACATAAAGGGCGCTTACCAGTAATTATTAATGATCCTTGGGGTGATGCGCGTACGCTTGAATGGTCTGTTTCTTCACCTCCTCCTGATTATAATTTTGCAATTATTCCAACAGTGCATGCTGAGGATGCTTATTGGGATATGAAAAAGAGAGGCTATCAGCGTCCAACAAGTGGGTTTTCAAAAATTCATATGCCTGCAAATACATCGGCTGGAGTTATAGCATCATTCTTTTCATTAATTGTTGCTTTTTCTCTCGTTTGGCATATTTGGTGGCTTGTGGTGATTGGGCTCATTGGCTTTATTGCGACAATTATGTGTCGTTCATTATTGGGCAATCATCATGGTTATTATATCCCTGCTGAAGAGGTGCAAAAAACGGAAGATATTTTCACAGCTGTTCTTAAAGAACAAGGAGTAAAAGCATGA
- the cyoA gene encoding ubiquinol oxidase subunit II, protein MRSFVKQIEMLTILGVGLLLSGCKIDVLQPAGYVARQQLILIAICVFVMLCVVIPVMVAVIVLAIKYRASNTKADYLPDWGHSNKVEAFMWGVPIAIIVILGALTAYYTYRLEPSNPLPVEVAGEEKLLQVNAVALDWKWLFIYPEYGIASINEIYAPKDRQVLLQLTSESSLNAFWVPKLGTVLYAMPQMNSKLHLVADEKGIFNGNSANYSGDGFSHMRFHWHSVSLEDFNDWVTKVRDNGQKLDRVSYRQLAIAPRMNDIAAKEKDAEVRYFAPVEKRLYYRIVNRCVDENTICNEDLMKRAAAQTLWGALCSVFDPDAI, encoded by the coding sequence ATGAGAAGCTTTGTTAAACAGATAGAGATGCTCACAATTTTGGGAGTAGGGTTGCTTTTATCTGGTTGCAAGATCGATGTTCTTCAGCCGGCAGGATATGTTGCGCGCCAACAGCTTATTTTGATTGCTATATGCGTTTTTGTTATGCTTTGCGTTGTTATTCCTGTGATGGTTGCAGTGATTGTTTTGGCAATAAAATATCGTGCTTCGAATACGAAAGCAGATTATCTACCTGATTGGGGACATTCAAATAAAGTTGAAGCTTTTATGTGGGGTGTTCCAATTGCGATCATAGTGATTCTAGGTGCTTTGACAGCTTATTATACTTATAGGCTTGAACCCTCAAATCCTCTTCCAGTGGAAGTTGCTGGTGAGGAAAAGCTTTTGCAAGTTAATGCTGTAGCCTTAGATTGGAAGTGGTTATTTATTTATCCGGAATATGGTATTGCATCGATTAATGAGATTTATGCACCGAAAGATCGTCAGGTGTTACTACAGTTAACGTCAGAAAGTTCTCTTAATGCTTTCTGGGTACCAAAACTTGGTACTGTTCTCTATGCTATGCCGCAGATGAATTCTAAATTGCATTTAGTTGCTGATGAAAAAGGAATATTCAATGGAAATTCAGCAAATTATAGCGGTGATGGTTTTTCACATATGCGTTTCCATTGGCATTCTGTGTCTTTGGAGGATTTCAATGATTGGGTGACCAAGGTTCGAGATAATGGTCAAAAGCTTGATCGTGTATCTTATCGTCAGCTTGCTATTGCGCCTCGTATGAATGATATTGCCGCGAAAGAAAAAGATGCTGAAGTGCGTTATTTTGCACCTGTTGAGAAACGGCTTTATTATCGGATTGTTAATCGGTGTGTTGATGAAAATACGATATGTAATGAGGACTTAATGAAGCGTGCTGCTGCTCAGACACTTTGGGGTGCCCTTTGTTCTGTTTTTGATCCGGATGCTATTTAG
- the aroQ gene encoding type II 3-dehydroquinate dehydratase → MSTVITILNGPNLNFLGKREPEVYGTETLEYIEKSCQDYAKKLEFMVQCHQTNCEGQLVEWIQEAIGMSAGLIINPAAYGHTSIAIFDALKMFSGPIVEVHLSNIHRREAFRHHSYVSASADAVIVGCGHEGYLFALEYIAKQLRYGYKKRSNQTLLT, encoded by the coding sequence ATGTCCACGGTTATAACGATTTTAAATGGCCCTAATTTAAATTTTTTGGGTAAACGTGAACCAGAAGTTTATGGCACTGAAACTTTAGAATATATTGAAAAATCTTGCCAAGATTATGCAAAAAAGCTTGAATTTATGGTGCAATGTCATCAAACTAATTGTGAAGGTCAATTGGTGGAATGGATACAAGAAGCAATTGGTATGAGTGCTGGGTTGATTATTAATCCAGCTGCTTATGGTCACACATCTATTGCGATTTTTGATGCGTTAAAGATGTTTTCAGGGCCCATAGTTGAGGTTCATTTATCGAATATTCATCGACGTGAAGCTTTTCGTCATCATTCTTACGTTTCTGCAAGCGCAGACGCTGTCATTGTTGGATGTGGTCATGAAGGATATTTGTTTGCTCTTGAATATATCGCTAAACAACTTAGGTATGGGTATAAAAAAAGAAGCAATCAAACACTGTTAACTTAA
- the recF gene encoding DNA replication/repair protein RecF (All proteins in this family for which functions are known are DNA-binding proteins that assist the filamentation of RecA onto DNA for the initiation of recombination or recombinational repair.) — protein sequence MQCSAGHVHRVAVTQLKLAHYRNYHFLNVNFSSRHVVFTGHNGAGKTNLLEALSFLAPGRGLRRAAYSDVSCSRGEGEGFVVFARLQCALYGEVSIGTALEAGGSNRRLHINGENEACDCLTDYCHISALTPSMDGLFMGPTLDRRRFLDRMVLAIDSLHGRRIADYDKAMRARNRLFADGNDDRAWFNALEMQMAELATAIAAARIDVVQLLNDTFVQMSASIPFPRAFLQIDGSLEEALRKMSAVDVEEEFLDRLRRNRAMDRAAGRTLEGPHRTDLQVFYADKNMAAASCSTGEQKALLIGLVLCHAHLTGVMSNMAPIFLLDEMAAHLDFYRRAALFDILDDLGGQTFMTGTDRILFDSLKGRAEFFEIEDGALLKEEICT from the coding sequence TTGCAATGCAGTGCTGGCCATGTGCATAGAGTGGCAGTAACACAGCTGAAGTTAGCGCATTATCGTAATTATCACTTTTTGAATGTTAATTTTTCAAGCCGACATGTTGTTTTTACTGGTCATAACGGCGCGGGTAAAACCAATTTACTAGAAGCACTGTCTTTTCTTGCTCCTGGCCGTGGTTTACGGCGTGCAGCTTATTCTGATGTTAGCTGTTCTAGGGGTGAGGGAGAGGGGTTTGTTGTGTTTGCTCGCCTTCAATGTGCTCTCTATGGTGAAGTGAGTATTGGTACAGCTTTGGAAGCTGGTGGTAGCAATCGCAGGTTACACATCAATGGTGAGAATGAGGCGTGTGATTGTTTGACAGATTATTGTCATATTAGCGCATTGACTCCTTCTATGGATGGGCTTTTTATGGGACCTACACTCGATCGACGCCGTTTTTTGGATCGTATGGTTTTGGCTATTGATTCCTTGCATGGTCGGCGTATAGCTGATTATGATAAGGCTATGCGCGCACGGAATCGTTTATTTGCAGATGGAAATGATGATCGTGCTTGGTTTAACGCTCTGGAAATGCAGATGGCTGAGCTTGCGACAGCTATTGCAGCAGCACGGATTGATGTTGTTCAGCTCTTGAATGATACGTTTGTGCAAATGTCAGCATCTATACCTTTTCCAAGAGCTTTTTTACAAATTGATGGTTCTTTGGAGGAAGCTCTAAGGAAGATGTCAGCAGTAGATGTTGAAGAGGAGTTTCTAGACCGATTGCGTCGCAATCGTGCAATGGATCGTGCTGCTGGACGGACACTGGAAGGACCACATCGCACAGATTTGCAAGTTTTTTATGCTGATAAAAATATGGCTGCAGCATCATGTTCAACAGGTGAACAAAAAGCTTTGTTAATAGGCTTAGTTTTGTGTCATGCGCATCTAACAGGTGTGATGTCGAATATGGCGCCTATCTTTCTTCTTGATGAAATGGCTGCCCATCTTGATTTTTATCGGCGTGCGGCTTTATTCGATATTCTTGATGATCTAGGTGGTCAAACATTTATGACGGGGACAGATCGTATTTTGTTTGATTCCTTAAAAGGACGGGCAGAATTTTTTGAAATTGAAGATGGAGCTTTGTTAAAAGAAGAGATATGCACTTAA